From a single Mycolicibacterium mengxianglii genomic region:
- a CDS encoding IclR family transcriptional regulator → MTSVKGAPTGSPGVPGMPGSQTLARGLTALQAVAAAPGGLTVQQVADHVGVHRTIAYRLLSTLAQFRFIAKAEDGRYRSASGLAVLGASFDNGLRQLCLPHLRTLADELSTTVSLLVAEGDQQVAIAVIVPTQVAYQLSFHEGSRHPLDRGAAGVALLASMPPRPGERDLVTLTREQGWVLTHGEIEPNTFGLAVPVHRLPPSPPTCINLISHREDVVKRGREAVVNAAATLSEILA, encoded by the coding sequence ATGACGTCTGTCAAGGGAGCCCCCACCGGGAGTCCCGGGGTGCCCGGCATGCCCGGCTCGCAGACGCTGGCTCGTGGACTGACCGCGCTACAGGCCGTCGCCGCCGCCCCGGGCGGCCTCACCGTCCAACAGGTCGCCGATCATGTCGGCGTCCATCGCACGATCGCCTACCGGCTGCTGTCCACGCTGGCGCAGTTCCGCTTCATCGCCAAAGCCGAAGATGGCCGGTACCGCTCGGCGTCGGGCCTGGCGGTGCTCGGTGCCTCGTTCGACAACGGCCTGCGCCAGTTGTGCCTACCGCATCTGCGCACCCTTGCCGACGAGCTCAGCACCACCGTCTCGCTGTTGGTGGCCGAAGGTGATCAGCAGGTCGCCATCGCTGTCATCGTCCCCACCCAGGTGGCCTACCAACTGTCCTTCCACGAGGGCAGCCGACATCCCCTCGACCGCGGCGCCGCCGGAGTCGCACTCTTGGCGAGCATGCCGCCGCGGCCGGGCGAGCGTGACCTGGTGACCCTGACCAGGGAGCAGGGGTGGGTCCTCACCCACGGCGAGATCGAGCCCAATACCTTCGGCCTCGCAGTGCCGGTGCACCGACTCCCCCCGTCACCACCGACCTGCATCAACCTCATCTCCCACCGCGAGGACGTGGTCAAGCGTGGCAGGGAAGCGGTGGTCAACGCCGCCGCCACCTTGTCCGAGATTCTGGCTTGA
- a CDS encoding NAD-dependent epimerase/dehydratase family protein, producing MTRSKKLVIGASGFLGSHVTRQLVAEGRDVRVMVRRTSATRGIDDLDVERCHGDIFDDDALREAMTGCDVVYYCVVDARMYLRDPAPLFRTNVEGLRHVLDAAVATEVPRFVFTSTIATLAISETRLVTEDDPHNWTGGGPYVESRVAAENLVLRYAREKGLPAVALCISTTYGPRDWAPTPHGGALAEVAAGKMPVNLPFPLEIVGIEDAARAMLLAAENGRPGERYIISDRYMSSREVNLIAARAAGVKPPRIEIPGSVVYAGARLADVAAKVLNRDLMYCTVGMRIADLMSPLDHTKAERELGWKPEPVEESIAKAARFFVRDWTPA from the coding sequence ATGACGCGCAGCAAGAAACTCGTGATCGGTGCCAGCGGTTTCCTCGGCTCACACGTCACCCGACAACTGGTAGCCGAGGGCCGGGACGTCCGGGTGATGGTGCGCAGGACAAGCGCCACCCGCGGTATCGACGACCTCGACGTCGAGCGTTGTCACGGTGACATCTTCGACGACGACGCGCTGCGGGAAGCGATGACAGGGTGCGATGTCGTGTACTACTGCGTCGTCGACGCCCGGATGTATCTGCGGGATCCCGCACCGTTGTTCCGCACGAATGTCGAAGGCCTGCGCCACGTGCTCGACGCCGCAGTCGCCACCGAGGTGCCGCGCTTCGTGTTCACCAGCACCATCGCCACGCTGGCCATCAGCGAGACCCGACTGGTCACCGAGGACGACCCGCACAACTGGACCGGTGGTGGCCCTTATGTCGAATCTCGGGTCGCCGCGGAAAACCTCGTGCTGCGGTACGCCCGCGAGAAAGGCTTACCCGCTGTCGCGCTGTGCATTTCGACGACCTACGGCCCGCGCGATTGGGCGCCCACACCGCACGGCGGTGCGCTGGCGGAGGTCGCGGCCGGGAAGATGCCGGTGAATCTGCCCTTCCCGTTGGAGATCGTCGGGATCGAGGATGCCGCCAGGGCGATGCTGTTGGCCGCCGAGAACGGTCGACCAGGTGAGCGCTACATCATCTCCGACAGGTACATGAGCAGCCGCGAGGTCAATCTGATCGCTGCGCGGGCAGCCGGTGTCAAGCCACCGCGGATCGAGATTCCGGGATCGGTGGTGTACGCCGGCGCCCGGCTCGCCGATGTGGCGGCGAAGGTGTTGAACCGTGATCTCATGTATTGCACCGTGGGAATGCGGATCGCCGACCTGATGTCGCCGCTGGATCACACCAAGGCCGAACGGGAACTCGGCTGGAAACCCGAGCCGGTCGAGGAGTCCATCGCCAAGGCTGCCCGCTTCTTCGTCCGCGACTGGACGCCGGCCTAG
- a CDS encoding FAD-dependent oxidoreductase, with product MDWDDATDVIVLGTGGAGLTAALCAGASGADVRVYEKAATVGGTTAVSGGIAWVPAHHRSPGLTVEDAMAYLRAQSFGAMDEALVETFVRTGPAMIDFVEGHSDLRLEIATGFPDYKPELPGGRPGGGRSLGPVPYDLNRLGEWRDRITSFPADFSNVGLDAETRARLHADIDPSPDDGQNTVVAGAALIAGLLKGLLDFGITPQTDSRATELIAQDGAITGVRVTRGDTTTLVQARRGVVLANGGFEWDPALVDAFLRGPMHGPVSPPYNTGDALRMAMAHGADLANMGEAWWVPVVAIPGDTHEGKQRSRSVRLERTRPRSIIVNRAGKRFVNEACDYNSMAGAFHYLDPRGGYINDPGWIVFDDLHLKKYGFLGIEPGDDVPDWFCRSADLRELGEKTGIDAAGLEATITAWNSNVAEGSDPDFGRGASAYDGYWGDDQAATTAGKTLGPLDTAPYYAVPVTVGAMGTKGGPRTDRDGRVLHVSGLPIPGLYAAGNAMAGVTGRAYGGAGGTIGPAMVFGFRAGHHAATGKSVS from the coding sequence ATCGACTGGGACGACGCGACCGATGTCATCGTGCTGGGCACCGGCGGCGCGGGCCTCACCGCGGCGCTGTGCGCGGGCGCGTCCGGGGCCGACGTCCGGGTCTACGAAAAGGCGGCCACCGTCGGCGGCACCACTGCCGTCTCGGGCGGCATCGCCTGGGTGCCTGCGCACCACCGGTCACCCGGTTTGACCGTCGAGGACGCCATGGCCTATCTGCGGGCGCAGAGTTTCGGCGCCATGGACGAGGCTCTGGTCGAGACGTTCGTGCGGACCGGCCCGGCAATGATCGACTTCGTGGAGGGCCACAGCGATCTGCGTCTGGAGATCGCCACCGGATTCCCCGACTACAAGCCCGAACTGCCCGGCGGGCGTCCCGGCGGCGGACGTTCCCTGGGCCCGGTCCCCTACGACCTGAACCGGCTCGGCGAGTGGCGCGACCGGATCACCTCGTTCCCCGCCGACTTCAGCAATGTCGGACTCGACGCCGAGACCCGTGCCCGACTGCACGCTGACATCGACCCGAGCCCGGACGACGGGCAGAACACAGTGGTGGCGGGCGCCGCACTGATCGCCGGACTACTGAAGGGACTACTCGACTTCGGGATCACGCCGCAGACGGATTCCCGGGCCACCGAGCTGATCGCCCAGGACGGTGCCATCACCGGGGTGCGCGTAACCCGCGGCGACACCACCACATTGGTGCAGGCACGCCGCGGTGTCGTGCTGGCCAACGGTGGCTTCGAATGGGATCCAGCCCTGGTTGATGCCTTTCTGCGCGGACCGATGCACGGCCCGGTGTCCCCGCCGTACAACACCGGCGACGCGCTCCGGATGGCGATGGCGCACGGCGCGGATCTGGCGAACATGGGTGAGGCGTGGTGGGTGCCGGTGGTGGCCATTCCCGGCGACACCCACGAAGGCAAACAGCGCAGTCGCAGTGTGCGCCTCGAACGCACCCGCCCACGCAGCATCATCGTCAATCGTGCAGGCAAGCGGTTCGTCAACGAAGCCTGCGACTACAACTCCATGGCGGGCGCGTTCCACTACCTCGATCCGCGCGGGGGCTACATCAACGACCCGGGGTGGATCGTCTTCGACGACCTGCACCTCAAGAAGTACGGTTTCCTCGGCATCGAACCCGGCGACGACGTGCCCGACTGGTTCTGCAGATCGGCTGATCTGCGCGAGCTCGGTGAGAAGACCGGCATCGACGCCGCGGGCCTGGAGGCGACCATCACCGCCTGGAACTCGAATGTCGCGGAGGGATCGGATCCCGACTTCGGCCGTGGCGCAAGCGCATACGACGGCTACTGGGGCGACGATCAGGCCGCCACGACCGCAGGCAAGACTCTGGGCCCGTTGGACACCGCCCCGTATTACGCGGTCCCGGTCACCGTGGGGGCGATGGGCACCAAGGGCGGGCCGCGCACCGATCGCGACGGCCGCGTCCTGCATGTCTCCGGTTTGCCCATCCCGGGGCTCTACGCCGCAGGCAATGCGATGGCCGGGGTGACGGGCCGGGCCTACGGCGGCGCCGGCGGGACTATCGGACCGGCGATGGTCTTCGGTTTCCGCGCCGGCCATCACGCGGCCACCGGGAAGTCGGTCTCCTAG
- a CDS encoding FAD-binding protein, with amino-acid sequence MTEVHNHTAGFDHTVDVLVIGSGGGGMTAALAADAAGLTTVVVEKSAHFGGSTALSGGGIWVPGAPAQRRGGYAPDPDEVFDYLRQITGGLVSDERLRAYVDHAPQMMEFLEKLSPWFEFVWKPGYADYYPELPGGSARGSTINVPAIDLRVLGDEEQHLLQPLALAPKGIWFAPKDLRLFYQVRQNWRGKAVLLKLIWRMVRARVFGDRMAAIGQSLAARMRLAMKDSGIPLWLDSPMTELITEGDGGQMGVTGAVIERNGVTQRVRARRGVIIASGGFDHDMAWRREHLPALDHDWSFGNPANVGDGIRAGEKVGGATELLDEAWWFPAICWPDGRLQFMLNERMMPSQFVVNGAGERFVNEAAPYMDFAHAMLEGQASGVGHIPCWLITDQRSFHSYVVAGHLPIPKVPFAPVPTGRKVPAAWLESGVVKTAATIEELAVEIGVPPDRLRATTARFNDLARKGHDDDFQRGDSVYDNYYGDPTLPNPNLYPVTAPPYYAFQIILGDLGTSGGLRTDEHARVLRADDTAVEGLYAIGNASAAVMGRSYAGAGATIGPAMTFGYIAAQHISGSTVTDTDIVTNSHRRYA; translated from the coding sequence ATGACCGAGGTGCACAATCACACCGCCGGGTTCGACCACACCGTAGATGTACTCGTCATCGGATCGGGCGGCGGTGGCATGACAGCGGCGCTGGCCGCCGACGCTGCCGGGCTGACCACTGTGGTGGTGGAGAAGTCCGCTCACTTCGGCGGGTCCACCGCGCTCTCCGGCGGCGGCATCTGGGTACCGGGCGCGCCGGCTCAGCGTCGTGGCGGCTACGCCCCCGACCCGGATGAGGTCTTCGACTATCTGCGCCAGATCACCGGTGGGCTGGTCAGCGACGAGCGGCTGCGCGCCTATGTCGACCATGCCCCGCAGATGATGGAATTCCTCGAAAAGCTCAGCCCGTGGTTCGAATTCGTCTGGAAGCCGGGCTACGCCGACTACTACCCGGAGCTACCCGGCGGCTCCGCGCGCGGCAGCACCATCAACGTGCCGGCCATCGATCTACGCGTGCTCGGCGATGAGGAACAGCATCTGCTCCAACCACTGGCGCTGGCCCCCAAGGGGATCTGGTTCGCACCCAAGGACCTGCGGCTTTTCTACCAGGTTCGGCAGAACTGGCGGGGGAAAGCCGTTCTGCTGAAACTGATCTGGCGGATGGTCCGGGCCCGGGTGTTCGGCGACCGGATGGCGGCCATTGGTCAGTCGCTGGCGGCCCGGATGCGCCTCGCCATGAAGGACAGCGGGATCCCGCTGTGGCTGGACTCGCCGATGACCGAGCTGATCACGGAAGGCGACGGCGGCCAGATGGGCGTCACCGGCGCGGTGATCGAACGCAACGGAGTCACGCAGCGGGTCCGGGCACGACGGGGGGTGATCATCGCCAGCGGCGGCTTCGACCACGATATGGCCTGGCGACGCGAGCACCTCCCGGCGTTGGACCACGACTGGAGTTTCGGCAACCCCGCCAATGTGGGCGACGGCATCCGTGCCGGTGAGAAGGTCGGCGGCGCCACCGAACTGCTCGACGAGGCCTGGTGGTTCCCCGCGATCTGCTGGCCTGACGGCCGTCTGCAATTCATGCTCAATGAACGGATGATGCCCTCGCAGTTCGTGGTCAACGGCGCGGGGGAGCGCTTCGTCAACGAAGCAGCCCCCTACATGGACTTCGCGCACGCCATGCTCGAGGGACAAGCGTCCGGCGTCGGGCACATCCCCTGCTGGCTGATCACCGACCAGCGGTCGTTTCACTCCTACGTGGTAGCCGGGCACTTACCGATCCCGAAGGTGCCGTTTGCGCCCGTGCCGACGGGGCGCAAGGTGCCCGCGGCGTGGCTGGAATCCGGGGTGGTCAAGACTGCGGCGACCATCGAGGAACTCGCCGTCGAGATCGGAGTACCGCCGGACCGGTTGCGCGCCACCACGGCCCGGTTCAACGATCTGGCGCGCAAGGGCCACGACGACGATTTTCAGCGCGGTGACAGCGTGTACGACAACTACTACGGTGACCCGACGCTGCCAAATCCGAACTTGTATCCGGTGACCGCGCCGCCGTATTACGCATTCCAGATCATCCTGGGCGACCTGGGGACCTCAGGTGGGCTGCGCACCGACGAGCACGCCCGGGTGCTGCGTGCTGATGACACCGCGGTCGAGGGGCTCTACGCGATCGGCAATGCCTCAGCGGCGGTGATGGGCCGCAGTTACGCGGGAGCCGGGGCGACGATCGGCCCCGCGATGACGTTCGGATACATCGCCGCACAACACATTTCCGGCAGCACCGTCACAGACACCGACATCGTTACCAATTCTCACCGGAGGTACGCATGA
- a CDS encoding alpha/beta fold hydrolase encodes MGEFESIWSDLQGASFSQGYLDVAGIRTRYLHAGDRDKPTLVLLHGSGGHAEAYVRNLEAHAEHFSTWSIDMLGHGYTDKPGHPLEISHYVDHLLAVFDTIAADRVFLSGESLGGWVASRAAADHPERIERLVLNTAGGSQADPEVMKRIITLSMAAVEDPSWETVQARIKWLMADKSKDYDDIVASRQRIYRQPGFVNAMRDIMALQDPEIRARNIMGADDYGRITAPTLVVWTSDDPTADVSEGQRIAAMIPGARFEVMAGCGHWPQYEDPKTFNRLHIDFLLGR; translated from the coding sequence GTGGGAGAGTTCGAGAGCATCTGGAGTGATCTGCAGGGTGCGTCGTTCTCCCAGGGCTACCTGGATGTCGCCGGAATCCGGACCCGTTATCTGCACGCGGGGGATCGTGACAAGCCGACACTGGTGCTCCTGCACGGATCAGGCGGACACGCCGAGGCCTACGTCCGCAATCTCGAGGCACATGCCGAGCACTTCTCCACCTGGTCGATCGACATGCTCGGGCACGGTTACACCGACAAACCCGGTCACCCACTGGAGATCTCGCATTACGTCGACCATCTGCTCGCGGTGTTCGACACCATCGCCGCCGATCGGGTGTTCCTGTCGGGTGAGTCGCTGGGCGGTTGGGTGGCGTCCCGCGCCGCCGCCGATCATCCGGAGCGCATCGAGCGCCTGGTGCTCAACACCGCCGGCGGCTCGCAGGCCGATCCCGAGGTGATGAAGCGCATCATCACGCTGTCGATGGCGGCGGTGGAGGACCCGAGCTGGGAGACCGTGCAGGCCCGGATCAAATGGCTGATGGCCGACAAGTCAAAGGATTACGACGACATCGTCGCCAGTCGCCAGCGCATCTACCGCCAGCCCGGGTTCGTCAATGCGATGCGCGACATCATGGCGCTGCAGGATCCTGAGATCCGGGCCCGCAACATCATGGGCGCAGACGACTATGGCCGCATCACCGCGCCGACGCTGGTGGTGTGGACCAGCGACGACCCAACCGCCGATGTCAGCGAGGGACAGCGCATCGCCGCGATGATCCCGGGGGCGCGGTTCGAGGTGATGGCCGGCTGCGGCCACTGGCCGCAGTACGAGGATCCCAAGACCTTCAACCGCCTGCACATCGACTTCCTGCTGGGGCGGTGA
- a CDS encoding bifunctional 3-(3-hydroxy-phenyl)propionate/3-hydroxycinnamic acid hydroxylase, translating into MPDMDTDVLIVGAGPVGLTLANFLGLQGVRTLIVEERDTLIDYPRGVGLDDESLRTFQSIGVVEAVLPHTVPNQILRFFDADRRLLVEMAPPDARFGWPKRNGFVQPLVDAELLLGLDRFDHVAVLWGRQMTELHQDGDGVNVELSGAPTTIRAKYVVGCDGGRSATRRAMGVSFDGTTSPTRWVVIDIANDPLGHPNSEVGADPDRPYVSISIAHGIRRFEFMIHADETDEQAEDPAFVARLMAPLVPYPEKVDVIRRRLYTHHSRIASSFRDGRLLIAGDAAHLMPVWQGQGYNSGIRDAANLGWKLAAVVNGQADDALLDTYDAERRKHARAMIDLSTMVGRVISPTNRRVASLRDKLIRGASVVPTLKRYVLEMRFKPMPRYEQGAVFHAVSPPPPTSPVGTLFIQPRVDTRTATNVLLDDVLGSGFAVLCWSNNPRQFMGAEVFEKWRALGAAFVTVRPTCQLNWAGSDDPDVIVVGDRTGALKTWFDAQTDSVLFLRPDRCIAAACVAQLAGERSAKIFDALKLNPEGGETPSVASPVLYVPQSAAESTGTAS; encoded by the coding sequence ATGCCAGACATGGACACCGATGTCCTGATCGTCGGCGCCGGGCCTGTTGGCCTCACGCTCGCGAATTTCCTTGGTCTGCAGGGTGTCCGGACACTCATCGTCGAGGAGCGCGACACGCTCATCGACTATCCGCGCGGGGTCGGGCTCGACGACGAGTCGCTGCGGACCTTCCAGTCGATCGGTGTGGTCGAGGCGGTGCTGCCGCACACGGTTCCCAATCAGATCCTGCGGTTCTTCGACGCCGATCGACGGCTGCTGGTGGAGATGGCTCCGCCGGATGCCCGCTTCGGCTGGCCGAAACGCAACGGCTTCGTCCAGCCGCTTGTCGATGCCGAACTGCTGCTCGGATTGGACAGATTCGACCACGTCGCGGTGTTGTGGGGCCGGCAGATGACGGAGCTGCACCAAGACGGGGACGGCGTGAACGTGGAGCTCAGCGGAGCTCCGACGACGATCAGGGCAAAGTATGTCGTCGGTTGCGACGGCGGGCGCAGTGCCACCCGCCGGGCGATGGGCGTGTCCTTCGACGGCACCACCTCCCCGACACGCTGGGTGGTCATCGACATCGCCAATGATCCACTGGGGCACCCCAATAGTGAGGTCGGGGCCGATCCCGACCGGCCGTACGTCTCCATCTCGATCGCGCACGGGATTCGGCGCTTCGAGTTCATGATCCACGCAGATGAAACCGACGAGCAGGCCGAGGATCCGGCGTTCGTGGCGCGACTGATGGCGCCGCTGGTCCCGTACCCGGAGAAGGTGGACGTGATCCGGCGCCGGCTCTACACCCACCATTCCCGTATCGCGAGCTCGTTCCGCGACGGCCGGCTGTTGATCGCCGGTGATGCCGCGCATCTGATGCCGGTGTGGCAGGGGCAGGGCTACAACAGCGGAATCCGCGATGCCGCCAACCTCGGCTGGAAGCTCGCCGCCGTGGTCAACGGTCAGGCCGATGACGCACTGCTGGACACCTATGACGCCGAGCGTCGCAAGCACGCCCGGGCCATGATCGATCTGTCCACGATGGTCGGACGGGTTATCTCTCCGACCAATCGCCGCGTTGCCAGTCTGCGGGACAAACTGATTCGGGGCGCGTCGGTCGTTCCCACGCTCAAGCGCTATGTGCTGGAGATGCGTTTCAAGCCGATGCCGCGTTATGAGCAGGGTGCGGTGTTTCACGCCGTGTCCCCGCCGCCGCCCACCTCGCCGGTGGGCACCCTGTTCATTCAGCCGCGCGTGGACACCCGCACCGCCACCAACGTCCTGCTCGACGACGTGCTCGGCAGCGGGTTCGCGGTGCTGTGCTGGAGCAACAACCCCCGCCAGTTCATGGGCGCCGAGGTCTTCGAGAAGTGGCGGGCGCTGGGTGCCGCCTTCGTCACTGTGCGGCCGACGTGCCAGCTGAACTGGGCCGGAAGTGATGACCCCGACGTCATCGTCGTCGGAGACCGCACCGGGGCGCTCAAAACCTGGTTCGACGCACAGACCGACTCGGTGCTGTTCCTTCGGCCAGACCGCTGCATCGCTGCGGCGTGTGTGGCGCAGTTGGCCGGCGAGCGCAGCGCCAAGATCTTCGACGCCCTCAAGCTCAACCCGGAAGGTGGTGAAACCCCAAGTGTCGCTAGCCCTGTGCTGTATGTCCCACAGTCCGCTGCTGAATCTACCGGGACCGCCAGCTGA
- a CDS encoding 3-carboxyethylcatechol 2,3-dioxygenase encodes MSHSPLLNLPGPPAELLDDIDAQLGQVRTFVREFDPELVVIFAPDHYNGFFYKLMPPFCIGAAASGVGDYGSHRGALQVPADIANECAAAVLDAGVDVAISASMEVDHGTVQPLETLFGDATARPVIPIFINSVATPLGPLARARALGAAVGKYLDSLEQRVLVIGSGGLSHDPPVPTLATAPPTALERIVHGAPMSAEARQARQSAVIAAAHDFAHGDSPLRPLNPDFDHAFLELLDTNRLTETDGWTNSWIAAEAGNSAHEIRTWVAAFGALSAAGAYQTLQRYYRPAPELIAGFAIRTAVSA; translated from the coding sequence ATGTCCCACAGTCCGCTGCTGAATCTACCGGGACCGCCAGCTGAACTCCTGGACGATATCGACGCCCAGCTCGGCCAGGTGCGGACCTTTGTGCGTGAGTTCGACCCCGAGCTGGTCGTGATCTTCGCGCCGGACCACTACAACGGGTTCTTCTACAAGCTGATGCCGCCGTTCTGTATCGGGGCCGCGGCGTCCGGCGTCGGTGACTACGGATCGCATCGGGGTGCACTACAGGTGCCGGCCGATATCGCCAACGAGTGTGCGGCGGCGGTGCTCGACGCCGGTGTGGATGTGGCGATCTCGGCGAGCATGGAGGTCGATCACGGTACCGTGCAGCCGCTGGAAACACTGTTCGGCGACGCGACGGCGCGACCCGTGATCCCCATCTTCATCAACTCTGTGGCAACTCCGCTGGGCCCGTTGGCGCGGGCTCGGGCACTTGGCGCCGCCGTGGGCAAATACCTGGACAGTCTCGAACAACGGGTGCTCGTCATCGGATCCGGTGGGTTGTCCCACGACCCACCGGTGCCGACGCTGGCGACCGCGCCCCCAACGGCGCTGGAGCGCATTGTGCACGGCGCACCGATGAGCGCCGAAGCCCGGCAGGCGCGACAGAGCGCGGTGATCGCTGCGGCGCACGATTTTGCCCACGGGGACAGCCCGTTGCGCCCATTGAATCCCGACTTCGATCACGCGTTCCTCGAGCTGCTGGATACCAATCGGCTCACCGAGACCGACGGCTGGACCAACAGCTGGATCGCCGCCGAGGCCGGCAACTCCGCACACGAAATCCGCACCTGGGTAGCCGCTTTCGGCGCGCTGTCGGCAGCCGGCGCATATCAGACCCTGCAGCGTTACTACCGGCCGGCACCGGAGCTGATTGCAGGGTTCGCGATCAGGACGGCGGTTTCCGCATGA